A stretch of Bombina bombina isolate aBomBom1 chromosome 2, aBomBom1.pri, whole genome shotgun sequence DNA encodes these proteins:
- the LOC128650441 gene encoding uncharacterized protein LOC128650441 isoform X1 yields the protein MHRSRRSTLPPRRYQSEQEPPAPAKEKIKISFQSISEDDLDIIPPTQYTTVVSAQVHNVEEQGPIDIELAQESPRPQALQTQQANLPLDSVQASFLSAVPPAAMSAVSDLLKNIISAMAAASPGPSVTPAVFPPDPSSQDPDPALTTPSRHRPFTPLIEAPHVATRGPQPGRNMAPQPSTPGLAPGRTIPEAHAISGPMLLPPGPSDLLRQPRGPGPTSGVNAMLVTSPEADIGTSGLADSRAVTRTSAPGATPLAGEHREPSLAVGGLSVGGRRGISSASKLRKRTAHLNVNPQGHQRGRSIIRGSTRQIASDRGRGTRRVNPSRAMRPLQFIQMGDNANAVQQAAPDIINPHRADSGLVQAAAQPHDIVSNNSLHVNQGNVQSMHVNQNIEHHLPSHHLPSPIGVNAALNGVNVQAAPQGYNTPLVGIHNANVQSLSQLQHPITLGIQGVQPLDQGIHSPMAATQGAHAHSLNHAQSISQACHNPIVDQQGVNAQTSANGQSVSQGFHTPLHIAHPPLATDNPDTSIGQSARQILSLLQGAIGSQSAAKTRTNTATVMSGADAGVPGSITAGAAATTSTAQQGSSGLALQNQPAGQPVSSMGQGPPAISHARPSWIALLPLVRSSLAPSTWHAYARMWSEWDNFCASRGADAAQGSRDNLHDWLVSLHASGARQGAIQSKLAALSFFYRALAIPDPTNSFFIRQVIKGWGRSQQRKIDTREPITRDRLERLLLALDVVCRSDFEALLFKTAFNLAFAAALRVSEVVAPSKQASGAGIQLQHVRAAPDSLLLFLPRSKTDQEGKGTWIPVHPQVNSACCPVNCVNLYLAQRPPGPGQFLVHADGRSLSKFQFGRVLKLAAVQAGLDASRLAPHSFRIGAATNAAQAGSSCEDIKRIGRWRSNCFRTYVRPIV from the exons atgcatcgttccaggcgttctactctgcctcccagacgttaccagtcggaacaggaacctcctgcacctgcaaaagaaaaaataaagataagttttcaatctatttctgaggatgatttagatatcattcccccaactcaatatactactgttgtgtcagcccaggttcataatgtggaagagcagggaccTATTGATATTGAGTTAGCTCAGGAATCCCCCAGACCTCAAGCATTGCAGACCCAGCAGGCTAATTTACCTCTTGATAGTGTACAGGCCTCATTTTTAAGTGCTgtaccccctgctgctatgtcagcagtttctgacctattgaaaaacataatatccgctatggctgcagcctccccagggcccagtgtcacaccagctgttttccctcctgatccttctagtcaggatccggatcctgctttaactacccccagcaggcatcgccctttcacacctctcattGAGGCACCACACGTGGCAACACGCGGTCCCCAGCCCGGCCGGAACATGGCCCCTCAGCCCTCAACACCCGGACTTGCCCCTGGTCGCACCATACCCGAGGCCCATGCCATCTCAGGGCCTATGCTGCTCCCCCCGGGGCCTAGCGATCTCCTTCGCCAGCCGCGTGGTCCGGGTCCGACTTCCGGTGTCAACGCCAtgttagtgacgtcaccggaagcggacatcggcacttccggcttggcagattcccgcgcggtcacaaggacatcggctcccggggcaacgccacttgcaggtgagcaccgagagccgtccttggccgttggcgggttatcagtggggggtcgGAGGGGCATTAGCAGCGCAAGCAAACTGCGCAAGCGAACGGCACATTTGAATGTTAATCCTCAGGGGcatcaaaggggtcgctccatcataagaggtagtaccaggcagatagccagtgataggggtagggggacacgcagagttaacccttccagggcaatgaggccattacagtttatacaaatgggagataacgcaaatgccgttcagcaggccgctcccgatattattaacccacacagggctgatagtggtttagtgcaagcggccgctcagccgcaTGATATTGTGTCTAATAATAGCCTGCATGTGAATCAAGGCAATGTTCAAAGTATGCATGTTAATCAAAACATTGAGCATCATTTACCATCTCATCATTTACCATCCCCCATTGGTGTGAATGCGGCTTTGAATGGTGTGAACGTACAAGCAGCTCCTCAGGGATATAATACACCCCTGGTTGGCATACATAATGCGAATGTGCAATCTTTAAGCCAGCTACAACATCCCATTACTTTAGGCATACAAGGAGTGCAACCCCTTGATCAGGGTATCCACTCCCCCATGGCAGCCACGCAgggcgctcatgcacactcattaaaccatgcacaatcaataagccaggcatgccataaccctattgtagaccagcagggtgtgaatgctcagacatctgcgaatggacagtcagtgagtcagggatttcatacaccacttcatatagctcatccaccccttgctactgataatccagacacatccattgggcaaagtgctcgccaaattctttctcttttgcagggggcaattggatcacaaagtgcagcaaaaacacggaccaacactgccacagtcatgagtggggcggatgcaggagtaccaggcagcattacagcaggagcagcagccaccacttccactgcacagcaagggtcttcaggactcgccctccaaaaccagccagcaggccagcccgtttccagcatgggtcagggacctcctgccattagtcacg ctcgtccttcctggatagccttactgccgttggtccgctcctccttagcaccatccacttggcacgcctatgcccgcatgtggtctgaatgggacaatttctgtgcgtccaggggagccgacgctgctcaggggtctagggacaacttacatgattggctggtgagtttgcatgcctctggggcccgtcagggggcaatacaatccaaattggccgccctctcatttttctatagggcattagccattcctgacccaaccaattccttttttattaggcaggtgatcaagggttggggcagatcgcagcagcggaaaatagacacgcgcgaacccatcacccgcgaccgcctggagcgtttgctcttggcgctcgacgtggtctgtagatcagattttgaagccctactcttcaaaactgcgtttaatctggcctttgccgccgctcttagagttagtgaggtagtagcaccctccaagcagGCGTCTGGGGCAGGTATACAATTGCAACATGTGAGAGCTGCCCCTGATTCCTTACTTCTTTTTCTGCcgcgatcaaagacagatcaggaaggtaagggaacctggatccccgttcaccctcaggtgaacagcgcatgctgcccggttaactgcgttaatctttacctggctcaaaggccgcctggcccggggcaattcctggtccatgcggacggcagatccctttccaaatttcagttcggtagggtcctaaaattggcggcagtccaggcggggctggacgctagcagactggccccgcactcttttcgcataggggccgcgactaacgctgcgcaagcgggctcctcgtgcgaggacataaaacgtattgggcgttggcggtccaattgtttcagaacctatgtccgtccaattgtttaa
- the LOC128650441 gene encoding uncharacterized protein LOC128650441 isoform X2, with the protein MHRSRRSTLPPRRYQSEQEPPAPAKEKIKISFQSISEDDLDIIPPTQYTTVVSAQVHNVEEQGPIDIELAQESPRPQALQTQQANLPLDSVQASFLSAVPPAAMSAVSDLLKNIISAMAAASPGPSVTPAVFPPDPSSQDPDPALTTPSRHRPFTPLIEAPHVATRGPQPGRNMAPQPSTPGLAPGRTIPEAHAISGPMLLPPGPSDLLRQPRGPGPTSGVNAMLVTSPEADIGTSGLADSRAVTRTSAPGATPLAGEHREPSLAVGGLSVGGRRGISSASKLRKRTAHLNVNPQGHQRGRSIIRGSTRQIASDRGRGTRRVNPSRAMRPLQFIQMGDNANAVQQAAPDIINPHRADSGLVQAAAQPHDIVSNNSLHVNQGNVQSMHVNQNIEHHLPSHHLPSPIGVNAALNGVNVQAAPQGYNTPLVGIHNANVQSLSQLQHPITLGIQGVQPLDQGIHSPMAATQGAHAHSLNHAQSISQACHNPIVDQQGVNAQTSANGQSVSQGFHTPLHIAHPPLATDNPDTSIGQSARQILSLLQGAIGSQSAAKTRTNTATVMSGADAGVPGSITAGAAATTSTAQQGSSGLALQNQPAGQPVSSMGQGPPAISHARPSWIALLPLVRSSLAPSTWHAYARMWSEWDNFCASRGADAAQGSRDNLHDWLALPPG; encoded by the exons atgcatcgttccaggcgttctactctgcctcccagacgttaccagtcggaacaggaacctcctgcacctgcaaaagaaaaaataaagataagttttcaatctatttctgaggatgatttagatatcattcccccaactcaatatactactgttgtgtcagcccaggttcataatgtggaagagcagggaccTATTGATATTGAGTTAGCTCAGGAATCCCCCAGACCTCAAGCATTGCAGACCCAGCAGGCTAATTTACCTCTTGATAGTGTACAGGCCTCATTTTTAAGTGCTgtaccccctgctgctatgtcagcagtttctgacctattgaaaaacataatatccgctatggctgcagcctccccagggcccagtgtcacaccagctgttttccctcctgatccttctagtcaggatccggatcctgctttaactacccccagcaggcatcgccctttcacacctctcattGAGGCACCACACGTGGCAACACGCGGTCCCCAGCCCGGCCGGAACATGGCCCCTCAGCCCTCAACACCCGGACTTGCCCCTGGTCGCACCATACCCGAGGCCCATGCCATCTCAGGGCCTATGCTGCTCCCCCCGGGGCCTAGCGATCTCCTTCGCCAGCCGCGTGGTCCGGGTCCGACTTCCGGTGTCAACGCCAtgttagtgacgtcaccggaagcggacatcggcacttccggcttggcagattcccgcgcggtcacaaggacatcggctcccggggcaacgccacttgcaggtgagcaccgagagccgtccttggccgttggcgggttatcagtggggggtcgGAGGGGCATTAGCAGCGCAAGCAAACTGCGCAAGCGAACGGCACATTTGAATGTTAATCCTCAGGGGcatcaaaggggtcgctccatcataagaggtagtaccaggcagatagccagtgataggggtagggggacacgcagagttaacccttccagggcaatgaggccattacagtttatacaaatgggagataacgcaaatgccgttcagcaggccgctcccgatattattaacccacacagggctgatagtggtttagtgcaagcggccgctcagccgcaTGATATTGTGTCTAATAATAGCCTGCATGTGAATCAAGGCAATGTTCAAAGTATGCATGTTAATCAAAACATTGAGCATCATTTACCATCTCATCATTTACCATCCCCCATTGGTGTGAATGCGGCTTTGAATGGTGTGAACGTACAAGCAGCTCCTCAGGGATATAATACACCCCTGGTTGGCATACATAATGCGAATGTGCAATCTTTAAGCCAGCTACAACATCCCATTACTTTAGGCATACAAGGAGTGCAACCCCTTGATCAGGGTATCCACTCCCCCATGGCAGCCACGCAgggcgctcatgcacactcattaaaccatgcacaatcaataagccaggcatgccataaccctattgtagaccagcagggtgtgaatgctcagacatctgcgaatggacagtcagtgagtcagggatttcatacaccacttcatatagctcatccaccccttgctactgataatccagacacatccattgggcaaagtgctcgccaaattctttctcttttgcagggggcaattggatcacaaagtgcagcaaaaacacggaccaacactgccacagtcatgagtggggcggatgcaggagtaccaggcagcattacagcaggagcagcagccaccacttccactgcacagcaagggtcttcaggactcgccctccaaaaccagccagcaggccagcccgtttccagcatgggtcagggacctcctgccattagtcacg ctcgtccttcctggatagccttactgccgttggtccgctcctccttagcaccatccacttggcacgcctatgcccgcatgtggtctgaatgggacaatttctgtgcgtccaggggagccgacgctgctcaggggtctagggacaacttacatgattggctg gcactacccccggggtga